The Roseovarius sp. EL26 genome has a window encoding:
- a CDS encoding GNAT family N-acetyltransferase, with product MAAPHDRCLTPNAPRLETERLILRGPEPEDAEKVIAFYADKDRSWGFGGPISRADAWRWFALSVGHWAMRGYGFLTMELKESGEACGMTGIWDPDGWPEPEIGWLMFDGFEGKGLAMEGALRARQWAFEDLGFTTLTSNILPGNDRSVALAERMGAWFEKAYDNPHMGHDHMYRHPGPEAAS from the coding sequence ATGGCTGCGCCACATGATCGGTGCCTGACGCCAAACGCCCCTCGGTTAGAGACCGAGCGTCTGATCCTGCGTGGACCTGAGCCCGAAGATGCGGAAAAGGTCATTGCCTTTTACGCCGACAAGGACCGGTCTTGGGGCTTTGGCGGGCCTATTTCCCGCGCGGATGCATGGCGTTGGTTTGCGCTTTCTGTCGGCCATTGGGCGATGCGCGGATATGGCTTCCTGACCATGGAGCTGAAAGAATCCGGCGAAGCCTGCGGCATGACTGGCATCTGGGACCCGGATGGCTGGCCTGAACCAGAAATCGGCTGGCTCATGTTTGACGGTTTTGAAGGCAAAGGCCTCGCGATGGAGGGGGCCTTGCGCGCTCGCCAATGGGCCTTTGAGGATCTTGGGTTTACCACACTGACGTCAAATATTTTGCCCGGGAATGATCGCTCGGTTGCACTGGCCGAACGTATGGGTGCGTGGTTCGAGAAAGCCTATGACAATCCGCACATGGGTCATGATCACATGTACCGCCACCCGGGGCCGGAGGCTGCGTCATGA
- the rplS gene encoding 50S ribosomal protein L19 — protein MDLIAQLEAEQIAALGKDIPDFKAGDTVRVGFKVTEGSRSRVQNFEGVCISRKGGSGIAGAFTVRKISFGEGVERMFPLHSTNIDSITVIRRGRVRRAKLYYLRARRGKSARIAEDTTYKPKTDKSA, from the coding sequence ATGGACCTGATCGCACAGCTAGAGGCGGAGCAAATTGCCGCCCTCGGGAAAGACATTCCCGATTTCAAAGCCGGCGACACCGTGCGCGTAGGCTTTAAAGTGACCGAAGGTAGCCGGTCACGTGTTCAGAATTTCGAAGGCGTTTGCATCAGCCGTAAAGGCGGATCGGGCATTGCCGGCGCATTCACCGTTCGTAAGATCTCGTTCGGCGAAGGCGTAGAGCGTATGTTCCCGCTGCATTCGACCAACATCGACAGCATCACTGTCATTCGCCGCGGTCGTGTTCGTCGTGCGAAACTGTATTATCTGCGTGCTCGTCGCGGTAAATCCGCACGTATCGCCGAAGATACAACATACAAACCCAAAACAGACAAATCTGCGTAA
- a CDS encoding DUF563 domain-containing protein, which produces MTADKSGRASQALDPNNVELSARHLPTAAIETIDQAIIAPIQDGACLPYGVFRPDGSSCQMARSLLGHRRFSDMARHPDTPTKQLKGQYLFGGVARVHFGHFLLESLTRLWASTQIRGDIDGIIFLHRPTHEPQRALTKNYAFLYSALGQGIPFHFVTHPTQIEKLHVPTPGFGHGHWITGTPEFRKHVRDTLVSKVTANGPARLYISRSRLKEGLPAVDQEDRIERLMQAAGYTIFHPQLHSIQEQCEHYRAARIIVGGDGSAFHLAGFFLSPDCKVGLIQRRNRQNVYNSFVAQIAAFSDAEVTAINCLLDNSPPHTTLEEPINFQKLQAELTSAGFLS; this is translated from the coding sequence ATGACAGCTGACAAATCCGGGCGTGCTTCTCAGGCCCTTGACCCTAACAACGTAGAGCTTTCCGCACGTCACTTACCAACGGCTGCGATCGAGACCATTGATCAGGCAATCATTGCCCCGATCCAAGATGGCGCGTGTCTTCCCTATGGCGTCTTTCGCCCTGATGGTTCCTCCTGCCAAATGGCACGCAGCTTGCTAGGGCACCGGCGATTTTCAGACATGGCAAGACATCCCGACACCCCAACCAAGCAGCTCAAAGGGCAATACTTGTTTGGTGGCGTTGCTCGCGTTCACTTTGGTCATTTCCTATTGGAAAGTCTCACTCGCCTTTGGGCGAGCACTCAAATTCGGGGTGATATTGACGGTATCATTTTTCTACACCGCCCGACGCATGAACCGCAGAGGGCCCTGACAAAAAATTATGCCTTTCTTTATTCCGCCTTAGGCCAAGGCATACCATTTCATTTCGTCACGCATCCCACACAGATCGAGAAATTGCATGTTCCCACACCCGGCTTTGGTCACGGTCACTGGATCACTGGAACGCCAGAGTTTCGCAAACACGTCAGAGACACGCTGGTTTCGAAAGTGACTGCCAACGGCCCCGCGCGGCTTTATATTTCCCGCTCACGCCTGAAAGAAGGGCTTCCAGCCGTTGATCAGGAAGACAGGATAGAAAGGCTAATGCAGGCCGCGGGGTATACGATCTTTCATCCTCAACTCCACTCAATCCAAGAGCAATGCGAACATTACCGTGCCGCCCGCATAATTGTTGGCGGAGACGGGTCGGCCTTTCATTTGGCTGGTTTCTTCCTTTCGCCAGATTGCAAGGTTGGATTGATCCAACGTCGCAACCGGCAAAATGTGTACAACTCCTTCGTTGCACAAATTGCAGCATTCAGTGATGCCGAAGTTACCGCAATCAACTGCCTACTGGACAACTCGCCGCCTCACACAACACTTGAAGAGCCGATTAACTTTCAAAAGCTCCAGGCCGAACTGACATCTGCAGGGTTTCTGAGTTAA
- the ffh gene encoding signal recognition particle protein — protein MFENLSERLSGVFDRLTKQGALSEDDVKTALREVRVALLEADVSLPVAREFIKKVQDQATGQAVTKSITPGQQVVKIVHDALVDTLTGDVDPGALKIDSPPAPILMVGLQGSGKTTTTAKLAKRLKEREGKRVLMASLDVNRPAAMEQLEILGRQIGVDTLPIVKGEDPVAIAKRAKTQAALGGYDVYMLDTAGRLHIDAELTQQAADVRDVANPRETLLVVDGLTGQDAVNVATEFDDKIGVSGVVLTRMDGDGRGGAALSMRAVTGKPIRFVGLGEKMDAIETFEPDRIAGRILGMGDIVSLVEKAQETIEAEQAERMMKRFQKGQFNMNDLKMQLEQMLKMGGMEGMMGMMPGMGKMAKQVQDAGFDDKIIVRQIALIQSMTKKERANPKLLQANRKKRIAKGAGQEVSELNKLLKMHRQMGDMMKKMGKMGKGGMLKQAMKGMFGKGGPSPEEMAAGMDPKALEQAAKAMGGKMPGGLPGGLPGLGGGGLPPGLSGFGKKK, from the coding sequence ATGTTTGAAAACCTATCCGAACGCCTCTCAGGTGTCTTTGACCGGCTGACCAAACAGGGCGCCCTGTCCGAGGATGATGTCAAAACCGCCCTGCGCGAGGTCCGCGTGGCCCTGCTTGAGGCCGACGTTTCCCTTCCCGTTGCCCGCGAATTTATAAAGAAAGTTCAGGATCAGGCCACGGGTCAAGCCGTCACCAAATCCATCACCCCTGGCCAGCAGGTTGTCAAAATCGTGCACGATGCACTGGTTGACACGCTGACCGGTGATGTTGATCCCGGCGCCTTGAAAATTGATAGCCCCCCTGCGCCGATCCTGATGGTCGGTTTGCAAGGTTCGGGTAAAACCACCACCACCGCCAAACTGGCCAAGCGTTTGAAAGAGCGCGAAGGCAAGCGCGTGCTGATGGCGTCTTTGGACGTTAACCGCCCCGCCGCGATGGAACAGCTAGAGATCTTGGGCCGTCAGATCGGCGTCGACACGCTGCCCATTGTCAAGGGCGAAGACCCGGTTGCCATCGCCAAACGTGCCAAAACGCAGGCCGCGCTGGGTGGCTATGATGTTTATATGCTCGACACCGCTGGTCGCTTGCACATCGATGCAGAGCTGACCCAGCAGGCCGCCGATGTCCGCGATGTTGCCAACCCACGTGAAACCTTGCTGGTGGTCGATGGCCTGACTGGTCAGGATGCGGTCAATGTCGCGACCGAGTTCGACGATAAGATCGGTGTTTCCGGCGTGGTCCTGACCCGGATGGATGGTGACGGTCGCGGTGGTGCGGCGCTTTCAATGCGTGCTGTCACCGGCAAGCCGATCCGCTTTGTCGGCCTTGGCGAGAAAATGGACGCGATCGAGACGTTCGAGCCTGATCGGATCGCTGGCCGTATCCTTGGCATGGGCGACATCGTCAGCCTTGTCGAGAAAGCTCAGGAAACCATCGAGGCCGAACAGGCCGAGCGCATGATGAAGCGCTTCCAGAAGGGTCAGTTCAATATGAACGACCTGAAAATGCAGCTTGAGCAGATGCTCAAGATGGGCGGCATGGAAGGCATGATGGGCATGATGCCCGGCATGGGGAAAATGGCCAAGCAGGTGCAGGATGCCGGTTTTGACGACAAGATCATTGTCCGTCAGATCGCCCTGATCCAGTCGATGACCAAAAAAGAACGCGCCAATCCAAAGCTGCTGCAGGCCAACCGCAAAAAGCGTATCGCCAAAGGCGCGGGTCAAGAAGTGAGCGAGCTGAACAAACTGCTCAAGATGCATCGCCAGATGGGCGACATGATGAAGAAAATGGGCAAAATGGGCAAAGGCGGCATGCTGAAACAGGCCATGAAAGGCATGTTCGGCAAAGGTGGCCCTTCACCAGAAGAGATGGCCGCAGGTATGGACCCCAAAGCACTGGAACAAGCGGCCAAGGCCATGGGCGGCAAAATGCCCGGCGGTCTTCCCGGTGGCCTGCCCGGTTTGGGCGGCGGCGGATTACCTCCCGGCCTGTCTGGATTTGGCAAAAAGAAATGA
- a CDS encoding division plane positioning ATPase MipZ: protein MAHIIVVGNEKGGAGKSTVSMHVATALARMGHKVSALDLDLRQKTFGRYASNRQKFLEQSGLELPSPRYHDLPEVDQEGLQPGENIFDRRLSAAVAALEPESDFIIIDCPGSHTRLSQVAHSLADTLVTPLNDSFIDFDLLAHIDTDGVKILGPSVYSEMVWNARQLRAQAGLKPIDWIVVRNRLGAQQMVNKKKMGDALDNLAKRIGFRTAPGFNERVIFRELFPRGLTLLDLKDIGVQGLNISNVAARQELRDLIRALELPGVEVDF from the coding sequence ATGGCGCATATCATCGTCGTCGGAAATGAAAAGGGCGGCGCGGGCAAGTCCACGGTATCGATGCATGTGGCAACGGCGCTGGCACGTATGGGACATAAGGTCAGCGCGCTTGATCTGGACCTGCGGCAAAAGACCTTTGGTCGTTATGCCAGCAACCGCCAGAAATTTCTGGAACAATCAGGCCTTGAACTGCCCAGCCCTCGGTATCACGACTTGCCCGAGGTTGATCAGGAAGGCCTGCAGCCCGGCGAGAACATCTTTGACCGACGTTTGTCGGCGGCGGTTGCCGCTCTTGAGCCAGAGTCGGATTTCATCATTATCGACTGCCCCGGTTCCCATACGCGGTTGAGCCAAGTGGCACACAGTCTGGCGGATACATTGGTTACGCCTCTCAATGACAGTTTCATCGATTTTGATCTGCTAGCGCATATTGATACGGACGGTGTTAAGATCCTTGGCCCTTCTGTTTATTCCGAAATGGTTTGGAATGCGCGCCAGCTGCGGGCGCAGGCTGGGTTGAAACCGATTGACTGGATCGTGGTACGCAACCGTCTGGGCGCACAACAGATGGTGAACAAAAAGAAAATGGGCGATGCGCTGGATAATCTGGCAAAACGCATTGGCTTCAGAACTGCGCCCGGTTTCAATGAGCGGGTGATCTTCCGTGAACTGTTTCCACGTGGCCTGACCCTTCTTGATTTGAAAGACATTGGCGTACAGGGGCTGAACATTTCCAATGTAGCGGCCCGTCAGGAATTGCGTGATCTGATCCGCGCACTGGAACTGCCCGGTGTCGAAGTCGATTTCTAA
- the rpsP gene encoding 30S ribosomal protein S16, with protein MAMKIRLARGGSKKRPFYRIVAADSRMPRDGRFIEKLGTYNPLLPKDSEDRVKMDMERVQHWLNEGAQPTDRISRMLEAAGVIAKKERNNPNKGTPGKKAQERVEEKAAKAAAAAEAAAAPAEEAAAAEE; from the coding sequence ATGGCTATGAAAATTCGTCTCGCCCGCGGCGGTTCCAAGAAACGCCCTTTCTATCGCATTGTTGCGGCTGACAGCCGTATGCCGCGTGATGGTCGTTTCATCGAGAAACTGGGTACCTACAACCCACTGCTGCCAAAAGACAGCGAAGACCGCGTGAAAATGGACATGGAGCGCGTTCAGCACTGGTTGAACGAAGGCGCGCAGCCAACCGATCGTATCAGCCGTATGCTGGAAGCAGCTGGCGTTATTGCGAAAAAAGAGCGCAACAACCCGAACAAAGGTACGCCTGGCAAGAAAGCTCAGGAACGTGTTGAAGAGAAAGCTGCTAAAGCCGCCGCTGCTGCTGAAGCCGCTGCTGCGCCTGCTGAAGAAGCTGCTGCAGCCGAAGAATAA
- the rpmE gene encoding 50S ribosomal protein L31 encodes MKKDIHPDYHIIDVKMTDGTIIQMRSTYGKEGDTLALDIDPTVHPAWTGGGTRLLDAGGRVSKFKNKYAGLGF; translated from the coding sequence ATGAAAAAAGATATCCACCCCGACTATCACATCATCGACGTCAAAATGACCGATGGTACGATCATTCAGATGCGTTCGACCTACGGCAAAGAAGGCGACACGCTGGCACTGGACATCGACCCAACCGTACACCCGGCCTGGACCGGTGGCGGCACCCGTCTGCTGGACGCTGGTGGTCGTGTATCCAAGTTCAAAAACAAATACGCTGGTCTGGGCTTCTAA
- the trmD gene encoding tRNA (guanosine(37)-N1)-methyltransferase TrmD, with translation MAEGPSKSHGRKTIRPTLQPRELINPVEELHGAWQARIITLFPQAFPGVLGESLTGKALKDGLWSLHPIDLRPFGDGKHRNVDDTPAGGGAGMVLRPDVMGRAIDQAMMGTPSDWPIIYLSPRGKRFDQAMAQDLAQKPGLTMICGRFEGMDERVIEHYGIQEVSLGDFVLTGGEIAAQAMIDAIVRLRPGVLGNQASIEEESFSSGLLEHPQYTRPSEWKGRVIPDVLMSGHHGKVAEWRRDMSEQITKDRRPDLWTAHLAKSGNKGT, from the coding sequence ATGGCTGAAGGCCCATCAAAATCCCACGGCCGCAAAACCATACGTCCCACATTGCAACCTCGTGAACTGATCAATCCCGTGGAGGAGTTGCATGGCGCGTGGCAGGCACGGATCATCACCCTGTTTCCGCAGGCCTTTCCGGGCGTGCTGGGTGAAAGCCTGACCGGCAAGGCCCTTAAGGATGGGCTGTGGTCATTGCATCCGATTGATCTGCGTCCTTTTGGGGATGGAAAGCATAGGAATGTTGATGATACCCCCGCTGGTGGCGGGGCTGGGATGGTCCTGCGCCCGGATGTTATGGGGCGTGCGATTGATCAGGCGATGATGGGAACGCCTTCTGACTGGCCCATCATTTACCTCAGCCCGCGCGGTAAACGCTTTGATCAGGCGATGGCGCAGGATTTGGCACAAAAGCCAGGGCTGACAATGATCTGTGGCCGGTTTGAAGGCATGGATGAACGGGTCATCGAGCATTACGGCATTCAAGAGGTCAGTCTTGGCGATTTTGTCCTGACCGGCGGCGAGATTGCCGCGCAGGCGATGATTGACGCCATCGTGCGCCTGCGCCCCGGAGTATTGGGAAATCAGGCCTCGATCGAGGAAGAGAGCTTTTCTTCTGGCTTGCTGGAACACCCACAATATACCCGCCCCTCCGAATGGAAGGGGCGTGTGATCCCTGATGTTCTGATGTCTGGACATCACGGCAAGGTGGCCGAGTGGCGCCGCGACATGAGCGAGCAAATCACCAAAGACCGCCGCCCTGATTTATGGACAGCGCATCTGGCAAAAAGTGGCAACAAAGGCACCTGA
- a CDS encoding YegP family protein, with product MAGKFELYTDNAGEFRFRLKAGNGENILASEGYKQKASAENGIASVRSNAGDDARYERKETAAGKHMFNLKATNGQVIGTSQSYASASGRDGGIESVKKNAPDAKIDDQT from the coding sequence GTGGCCGGAAAGTTTGAACTATATACTGACAATGCAGGCGAATTCCGTTTCCGTCTAAAAGCGGGCAATGGCGAAAATATTCTGGCCAGCGAAGGCTACAAGCAAAAGGCCAGTGCAGAAAATGGCATTGCTTCTGTCCGCAGCAACGCAGGTGACGATGCACGGTACGAGCGCAAAGAAACCGCAGCTGGCAAGCACATGTTCAACCTCAAGGCCACAAATGGTCAGGTCATCGGCACATCGCAGAGCTATGCAAGTGCTTCTGGTCGTGATGGCGGCATTGAGTCGGTCAAAAAGAACGCGCCCGATGCAAAGATTGACGATCAAACCTAA
- a CDS encoding DMT family transporter, protein MDEHFKGLIITALGVLFVVPDSLFVRLIDAEPLATAFWRGLSSGSMILIGLLLLQRGKGFGAVLRGGWPSFIYITLIGFTTAGFVLAVANTSVANVVFIFATMPVFAAIFGRVFLNESVSLRMTLTMIVVIIGMGIIAYGSTESDIASWQGDLWAVAVSAAYAAALTAVRRLKDISMIPAIPIAYIGAAVILAFFTTPLEAAQTQWGLILAHGAFIAIATCFLTLGPRYISSAEVSLLILLESVLAPLLVWAVLDENPGKWALAGGFVVIGALIVSNLVVMFRPRKARQS, encoded by the coding sequence ATGGATGAGCATTTCAAAGGCTTGATAATTACGGCGCTAGGCGTTCTGTTTGTAGTACCCGATTCATTATTCGTTCGCCTGATTGACGCCGAACCACTTGCAACGGCCTTTTGGCGTGGGCTTAGCTCTGGCAGCATGATTCTAATCGGATTGCTATTACTTCAAAGAGGCAAAGGGTTTGGGGCAGTTCTGCGCGGTGGATGGCCCTCGTTTATCTACATAACATTAATTGGCTTCACCACAGCGGGATTTGTTCTGGCTGTTGCTAATACGAGTGTCGCCAATGTCGTTTTCATCTTTGCCACAATGCCAGTATTTGCTGCCATATTCGGACGCGTCTTTTTGAACGAATCTGTCAGCCTGCGCATGACCCTCACCATGATTGTTGTCATCATCGGCATGGGCATTATCGCTTATGGTTCTACGGAATCTGATATCGCCTCGTGGCAAGGTGATCTCTGGGCCGTCGCTGTTTCTGCCGCATACGCGGCTGCATTAACGGCTGTGCGTCGGCTTAAGGATATTTCGATGATCCCGGCGATCCCGATCGCCTATATCGGTGCTGCTGTGATTTTGGCATTTTTCACGACACCTTTGGAGGCGGCACAAACCCAATGGGGGCTGATTTTAGCGCATGGCGCGTTCATCGCAATTGCCACGTGTTTTCTGACCCTTGGCCCGCGCTACATCAGTTCAGCAGAGGTCTCTTTGCTGATATTGCTGGAATCTGTCTTGGCCCCATTACTGGTCTGGGCAGTGCTGGATGAGAACCCCGGCAAATGGGCGCTGGCGGGTGGTTTTGTGGTGATTGGCGCGCTGATCGTCTCAAACCTGGTGGTTATGTTTAGGCCACGCAAAGCACGCCAATCTTAA
- the rimM gene encoding ribosome maturation factor RimM (Essential for efficient processing of 16S rRNA), with translation MDDYICVGAIAGAYGVKGEVRLKSFTAEPDAIATYGPLRSEDGAQTFEIELTHQLKNGFSAQITGVSTKEQADALQGTKLYVARDTLPSLPDDEFYHNDLVGLEVYDTGGSLLGRVKSVQNHGAADLLEIQGPGLKTEVLLPFTQEAVPTVDLSSGRIVADPPEGVF, from the coding sequence ATGGACGACTATATCTGTGTGGGCGCAATTGCCGGGGCATATGGCGTAAAGGGCGAGGTACGCCTCAAGAGCTTCACGGCTGAGCCTGATGCGATCGCCACCTATGGGCCTTTGCGGTCTGAAGACGGTGCACAAACGTTTGAGATTGAACTGACCCACCAGCTGAAGAACGGCTTTTCGGCGCAGATCACTGGCGTGTCCACGAAAGAGCAGGCCGATGCCCTGCAGGGCACCAAGCTTTACGTCGCGCGTGATACCTTGCCGTCGCTGCCCGATGATGAATTTTACCACAATGATCTGGTCGGGCTTGAGGTCTATGACACCGGTGGCTCACTTTTGGGGCGGGTCAAATCGGTGCAGAATCACGGCGCGGCGGACCTGCTTGAAATTCAGGGGCCAGGTCTGAAAACTGAGGTTTTGCTGCCCTTCACGCAAGAAGCTGTACCAACGGTTGACCTATCTTCGGGCCGGATTGTAGCCGACCCGCCAGAAGGGGTGTTTTGA
- a CDS encoding chorismate mutase: MSDASTRAAELLKEHRKSIDRLDAVLVYTLAERFKHTQAVGELKAQHTLPPSDPLRESQQVERLQRMALDAELDPEFAKKFLNFIIGEVIQHHKKHQE, translated from the coding sequence ATGTCTGATGCAAGCACCCGTGCGGCGGAGCTTTTGAAAGAGCACCGCAAATCGATCGACCGGCTGGACGCTGTGCTGGTTTACACGTTGGCTGAACGCTTCAAGCACACGCAGGCGGTTGGCGAGCTTAAGGCTCAGCACACCCTGCCACCTTCTGACCCGCTGCGCGAAAGCCAGCAGGTTGAACGCCTTCAGCGCATGGCGCTGGATGCAGAACTAGACCCCGAATTTGCCAAGAAGTTCCTGAACTTCATCATTGGCGAAGTGATCCAACATCATAAGAAACATCAGGAATGA
- the bluB gene encoding 5,6-dimethylbenzimidazole synthase: MSSFSADFQNNLLDLMRWRRDVRRFRTDPVDEVVLQACLDTFLLAPSVGLSEPWRVVRVTSSDALAKVLTNFEAANAEALNGYQGEKAKLYSNLKLSGMQDAPVQLAIFCDEDTEKGAGLGAATMPEMRRYSVVGAITQFWLAARAQGIGVGWVSILDPKQLSRDLSVPETWSLVAYLCIGWPEDESLTPELETAGWEERRNGLPVEER; the protein is encoded by the coding sequence ATGTCATCATTTTCCGCAGACTTCCAGAACAACTTGCTTGATCTGATGCGGTGGCGGCGCGATGTGCGCCGCTTCCGCACTGATCCGGTGGACGAGGTTGTGCTGCAAGCCTGCCTCGACACTTTTTTGTTGGCCCCCTCTGTTGGACTGTCCGAGCCATGGCGTGTTGTGCGCGTCACAAGTTCCGATGCTTTGGCGAAGGTGCTGACAAATTTTGAGGCTGCCAATGCCGAGGCCCTGAATGGGTACCAAGGCGAAAAAGCCAAACTTTACAGTAATCTAAAACTATCCGGCATGCAGGATGCACCTGTACAGCTCGCTATTTTCTGCGACGAAGATACGGAAAAAGGCGCGGGCTTGGGCGCGGCCACCATGCCCGAAATGCGCCGCTATTCTGTGGTTGGCGCGATCACTCAGTTCTGGCTGGCGGCTCGTGCGCAGGGCATTGGCGTTGGTTGGGTGTCCATTCTGGACCCTAAGCAATTATCGCGTGACTTATCTGTGCCGGAGACATGGTCTCTGGTGGCCTATCTATGTATTGGCTGGCCCGAGGACGAAAGCTTGACACCCGAACTTGAAACCGCAGGTTGGGAAGAGCGGCGTAATGGCCTGCCGGTTGAGGAGCGCTAG